ATATAGATTTAGAGGATCTTAAATGTCTAGCTCTATCAAACTTCAGTATCTATCAAAGAAATCCATAAAGGAAATTCTAAATAGTGTTATATCAAGGAAGGAGATTAGCGAGAAATTCATAGAGTTTCTACAGAATGCCGAGGATGTGAAGATGGGATATACAGAGGATTTTGAGATATATGTATTCGATGCTATTCCAGCACTATTTAGGGTAAAGGATTTCAAGATATATATCCCAACATTATACGCATTGAACTATTTTCTAAATACATACAAGATCCATATAGTCCCCTCAGTCGTTGTCGATCATGGTGCTATTGAACCTCTTAAACGTGGAGCAGATGTAATGATGCCAGGAATTAAGAAAATTAATCAAATGTTCAAAAAAGAAGATATTGTTGGAGTATTAGAACCTCAGGAAAAATATTTCATTGTTGTTGGTATAGCATTAATTGATTCAAATAATATTGTTATTGGTGGTAAGGGAAAATGTATTGCTAATATCTCTAGACTCGATGATAAGATATGGAGAGCATCACTACAATTAGCAAAAAGTCTAGGTTGAGAAAGACTCTTGTAAACACTTATATACTTTTAATTCTAAATAGAGGCTCAAGATCTTTTCTATATATGGAGATTCCAGCAATATTATCAATAATTTCTATTCTAAGAATATATTCATACCTCTTAAAATCTACCTCAGCAATACCTATCATCTCAATATAATTTCCAACATATCTCAAGAGAGAAGAACAGGAATCAATATAGTTACCTCTCTTCCTACATTTGCCAAGAATCTTAGGTGGATATCTATCAATTCTCTTAGTTAATATAAGTTCTAATGAACAATGTGCTATATCTTCATAGCTAGCTCTACATACAACATCTATTGGTATTATCCAAAAACCCTTGATACTATGTTGAAGTAGGGCTCTAACTATTGTTAATGAATCTGAAAATTTCTTATCAGAATATATAATAGAGATACCTCTACCAAATAAAGGTTTGCAACTAAAACCTCTATCAATAAAAATCAGAACATTCATAACATCTTGACATATATCACCTTCTAGACCTATCTTCCCTGTAACTATACCAATAATATGCTCAGAACTCTTGACATCGATCATAGATATCTCCACGCTCGTACTTCATCACAGCAATAAAAATATAACCTGAGAAACCTTATAATCTCAAATACAGTAACAACTAAATAAGATTTGAGGATCAATGCGGGGGTGCCCGAGCTAGGCCAAAGGGGGCGGGCTCAAGACCCGCTGGCGAAGGCCTGCGTGGGTTCAAATCCCACCCCCCGCATTAATCATTCTTATATTTCATTTAAGCTAATTATTGATGAGCTGATAAATATTGCTTATGGTGTACAGTTCCTTTTCATTAATGCTTAAAGGCTAGTCTGCTTTGTTTTTAAATAGGTATAAACAATGAATTTCTTTGTTAAAAATGGTGAAATATACAAATTAGATGGAGCTACTGGAAAACCCAAGATTATATATTTATTTGGTGTTAATTGGTTTGGTTTTGAGACGAGGGACTATGTTGTTCATGGTTTGTGGGCTAGGAATTGGGTTGATATGTTGCAGCAGATTAAGAGTCTTGGGTTTAATGCTATTAGATTGCCTTTCTGTACATATTCTGTTCAGGAAGGTACAATGCCAAATAGTAATGCGATTAACTATAACATTAATCCAGATCTTCAAGGTCTTACATCTATAGAGATTATGGAGAAGATTGTTGCGAAGGCTAATGAACTTGGTATATATATATTGCTTGATTATCATAGGCTTGGCTGCGATCAGATAGAGCCTCTGTGGTATTCTGATCAAGTGAGTGAACAGCAGTTTATAGATACATGGGTAAGTGTTGCAAAGAGATTTGCAAAATATCCAAATGTTATAGGTGCAGATATTAGAAATGAGCCATGGGGAGCCACATGGGGTACAGATGACCCAGCAACAGATTGGAGACTAGCAGTAGAGAAAGTAGCTCCAAAGATTCTTGAGGTAGCTCCACACTGGCTAATATTTGTAGAGGGGACATATAAAACAAGACCAGATATAGATGAAAGGAGTTGGTATCCATATTATTCATATTATGTATTTTGGGGAGAAAATCTTAGGGCTGTTAGATACTACCCAGTTAGACTGCCATATGAGAAAATAGTGTATTCACCACATACATATGGGCCAGATGTATTTCGTCAACCATATTTTGATGACCCTATATTTCCAGAGAATATGCGTAGCATATGGATGGAGCGATTCGGCTATGTAAAAACTGAATTGGGATACGCATTAGTAGTAGGAGAATTTGGTGGAAGGTATGGCCATGGTGGAGATCCAAGGGATATTATATGGCAAATAAAATTTGTTGATTGGTTGATAGAGAATAGGATATGTAACTTCTTCTACTGGAGCTGGAATGCAAATAGTGGCGATACAGGTGGTATTCTAAAGGATGACTGGACAAATATCTGGGAAGATAAATACCAAAACCTGAAGCGGCTTATGGACTATTGTAGTTCAATTAATTAGGATAGTTTTACTAATTTCATAACCTTATCTATGGCTATTCTATAAAAATACTTTAGCTTAGAAACACATATATTTATATTTAGAGTATTAAAATATGTGATGTATTGTGTATTTGTATAAAATGTTCTGGGTCATTGATTGATATGGTGTTTAAACTTGTATGGTATTGTACACAGTTTGAGAAAGGCATACAAGACTATGGTGATAATAGTTATACTTTCGGTAGTTGGTACTGTAACAGAGCTTGTATTTGCATATCTATCTTCTTCCATGATTCTCTACACAGATACTGTGCATTGGATTATCGATACAGCATTAGAGATATTTCTACTATTCTCATTATATTTTGCTGCTCGAATGTATAGAAGATTTTCTTGGGGAGCACTATATCTAGAATCAATATCTATGTTTATACTTGTCTTAGTTATATTCATTGTTTATGGATATCTATTTATTGATTACATCCATTCATTCGTATTAACAACATCAAATAGTATAAAAGCATCAACTTCTAATCCATACCTTTCATTGGTAACAATATTTGGTGGTGTTTTGACACTAACATCCCTATATATTCAGCAAAGAACATATAAAACTCTTAAGTTAGAGATACTAAAAATGGATTATAGACATGCTATTCTAGATACAATATCTTCAGTAATAGCTACACTAGGTTTATATTTAACCTCCATCACAAATAATGTTATTATTGAGTTTATAACTATGATCTTTATAATGTTTTTTATATTTCACAGTCTCGCAAGCTATTTTAGAGATTCAATTCTTTCACTAATAGGTATGAATGTTGATCCTGAGCTTAAATATAAGTTATATAAAAGTATTAGTTCCATTGATTACATCAGTATAAAGGATATAAATATAAGGAGAATAGGATCATTCTATGTTGTTAGGATTATAGTACTGATAGACCCTAATACCACAATAGCTGAAGCGCATAGACTAAGAAATAGGATTATAAATCTATGTAGAGAGCAATCTGAGTTAATATATCATGTAGATGTAATCTTTTATCCCAGGAAAAAATCTAAAAGGATTAAAAGACTAGATAAAGCGAGATAAAATATAGATATCTTGTCTATGTATAAAATGTATTAGGGTAAAATATATGGAAAGAAGAGGGATAAAATTTGGCGTATATATTCCAGAGGATATTGCTATGGAGTTAGAGGATATAATGAAGAGTATGGGTATAGATAATAAGTCTAAGGTTATTCAAGAAGCTTTAAGAGTATTTGTACTAGAGAATAAATGGTATTTTACAAAGAGTGTAGCCGGTTCTATAGCAATACTATACAATCATGATGTAGATGAGGTAGATGAAAAATTAACAGATATTCAGCATGAGTATATTGATATAATAAAGGCATCAATGCACGTACACTTAGATGAAAAGAAATGTATGTTATTAATAGCTGTAAAGGGTGAAAGCTCTAAAATAAAAGAACTGATCGGAAAACTTCATACCATTCGAGGAGTTCTTCTCATAAGACATGTACTTCTATCATTAGAAGATTGAACACAATATATTTTTATATCGTAATTATAGTCATCTATTCTATTTTGCCATGTGACAAAGAATTAAACGTAACATTTTTAATTCTGATCATTGAATGGTTAAAAAAAGGTGTAAAAATTGTCATATAGGAGAGCAGTATTAACATTCATAATAGTGATAATAGTAATGACCTTGATAAACTATTCAGAGGCTACAATCCATTACAATATCTTGGGGCAGGAGATAGCTGGGTCTACAAATACAACAAATTATAATACAACAGTAAGCACCATAACTATAATTTCAACAGTATACACCACTATTACAACTACTATAGGTATCTATCACACTATAACTCATACCACTATACTCACGTTAGACCGAGGAGTAATGCCAGAGATAGTAATATTCATAGTTATGATATGTACTATCATAGCTCTTATCATAGGATATATAATAGGTTTGAAGATACGTAAGGAGGAACATGAGAAGCCTAGAGAAGAGGTTGGTAAGAAGGTCATAGCTAAGCGGAGATAATAGAGCTTAAGTTATAAAGTATTGGAGTAATTCCATAGGACTAGGATATCTATTATGTTGTTCCCTAAAGTTTTTAATAATACTATATATGATACTCCAAGTTTTCTTCGCTGCTAAGCAATAAGATGGGATTTTGGGAACCACTATAGAAATTTCTTCTGAGCTTCTTAGTATCTCTATTTGTTCTTCCTCTGTAGCAAAAGGATATGAAAGACATGCATATGGCTTATACTTATGAACACTACATCTCCAACCATCTTGAAATGGACAGGGTCTACGTAGATAACAATCTCCATGACATATTAAAGCTCTGTATAGATTCTCCTTATCTATTATTGTTAATAGATCATCTATATCAAATGAATACAACGGTATTAAAGCTCCATATTTACAACAAATTCCTCCACAAAGTTCGCATTCTTTCGATGTATCTACTGAGACATTCATGATAATTTGATATGTTAATAGGTAAAGAGCTTTAGTAACAATTGCATTATTGCTAAATTGAGAAAAGTAGTCAAAAACATTAATAATACTTTGTAAATCTCCTCTAAGAGCATTTTTGATTATTCTATGAATCTCATCTATTTTCTCCATGGACTTCACACTATATAATTAGCATATCAGGATATTAATTGTGGACATGAAGGTTTTAAAATGTTGATATAATTTGTATGTATATTTAATAATTGAATGAGTATTCTAGAGATATTATGCAATTCTTATACATGTTTTCAAAATCTCTAGAATTTGTCTATTGTGTATATCGAGTAATGAAGCAAATAATGCTGAGGCTAATGCCGAAGAAATTTTCCCTGCAAGGCTTTGATCAATACTATCTGCCTTGCTTATGAGGAAAAGCAATAATGATGAATACTTTATCAATAATGTTGATGTATTTATATATGTTTCATCAATCATTTTCTGGATATTGGCGCATTCATAAACATGTTCATTTAGTCTTTGAGTAATATTACGTAGTTCAATTATTCTATTAATCATATTTGTTAGTGTAGAAATCAATATAGCATCATATTTTAAGCCGTTCAATTGATTTATTCTATTGATCATACCACTATATTCTGATAGAAGATTAGCTATGATATTTCTACACAAATTAATATCATTGAATATTTTCATTTCTATTCTACACTGAGATACTAATGCTGATATCTTGGTAAAGGAATCTAAGAGATATGTTATATCCTCCATAGATGTGCAGCATTTATGAGAAATACATATCCTAGGATTCTCAGAGTGAGCCTTTGGGGTCTTCATCCCTGTATCACACAGTCTTAGGCTGCCCACATCATCATCGACTAGCACAAATCTTAAAGTGTTATATAGATAAAATATTTTTAATATTTCTATATTTCTACGTCATCTCTCTGATGCATTAAGTTGTACAAGTGTTTAAGTCTGTATCATCATAGTTTCAAACAGTATTGACTATATCTCTAGAGGTCTTAGCCATATAAACGTATTTAGATCTTGAAATTGCTATATTCATAACTCTTCTTTGGATAGGGGTGCTATAATAAGAAAAATCTATGAGTTTTCATCTACAATTTGAGATAGGATTTTTGTGGTGAATGATAACTAATGCCTAAGTATTATATACTTTCTTTTATTTCTTCATATAGCTAAGCAACGTCTTTGGCTTTGCAGTCATGTCTTGGGGGTTCGTGGACATTTTATCGATGCATTCCTTTACAATTTTAAGATCTTGTATGAGTAAGTTCTTGAGATTGGGATTGTATAGTCCTGCAGCTGGATGTATTGTTGGTATTACATAGACTGTAAGATCAAAAATCTTCATATTATAGACCCTTCCTCTCATCTTCATTATTCCTTCCCATCTCTCTTTACCCATGAAGAAAATAGTTTTTCCAGCAATATTTCCAAGGGTTACAATTATCTTAGGTTTTATGAGCCTTATCTGGGTTTCTAAATATATGCCACACTTCTCAATTTCTTCATCACTTGGCTCTCTATTATTTGGAGGTCTGCATTTTACAACATTTGTAATATATACGCTATCCCTAGAAATACCCAGATTCTCCATAATCATAGTCAAAAGTTTTCCAGCAGCACCTACAAATGGTCTACCCATCTCATCCTCTGTAGCACCCGGTGCTTCACCTATAAACATAACAAATGCATCCTTAGGGCCTTCGCCAGGTACAGCGTTTTTCCTATTTCTATATAGTTGGCATCTTGTACAGTTTCTAATAGCATTCTCTAGTTCCTGCCATGAATAATCTAAAGACATTATCTTCACAACCTAAAACATATGTCTAAAATAAGAAACATAGATGTTACAGTATTTATATCTAACCGCTTTAAATATCTTCAGATATACAAACAATTCATAGAGCTTCCAATCTTAAACAACCTTATTCAAGTTTCGCAGAGCTCTATTGAGATAGATACTACATATCTTCTATTTGACGGTCTCTCATATCCTCATACAGATATTGATTGTACGAAATATTCAGAGGTATTTCAATTAAATCTTTATAAATGTTTACAATTAATCTGTCTACATTTCAATACCATAGAATAGACGAAATATGTATTAGCTTAAAAGAGCTTATTATCCCTATGCTATAGATATATCTTATGCTATAGTGGGGCGCAGATCTATGGGGCTTAAACATGGTAAGTATGTATATGTTAAGAGAAGTGATGGTTACTATATTAAGGTAAGGGTTTTGAAGAGTAGGGGAGATGAAGATCAAGATAAATATATAGTTATAGGGCCTAAGACACATAAAGTACCTCCAACTGCAACTATAATTAGAGAAGAGCAATTGCCTGAGAAGATAAGGGAAAAACTTTATGCTATATAATGAGTGAAATGTTGGGATGATGTTGTCGACGTATGTGGAGTGGTGACGAAGGGTCGATATTCTGACCTTCCTTATGGCATTAATATAGATAGAGTTTTCTTTTGGCTAATCTAGTTTGTATTAAATTGATATGCTCATCTTCAGTAAATACAAATCTTCTAGCCATTGGATTAGAGATTCCTATGACATAGAACCATAGAAATCTATCAAATCCATTTTCATCTACAATATGTTTTACAAAGAAGGGACTCCAACTACTTATGGGGAAATCGAGTGTAACAATAATTGTGCCTATGGATAATTCTTTTTCTAGTTTTTTGGCTATTTCCTCAAGTATAGATCTATAAAGATAGAGGTAGATGATTGTAGGAGCAGGCTCTAAATCAGATAGTGATACTGTAAAGAAATCTCTACATATAACCCTTATCTTATCCTTAACATTAAGGAGTTGTGAAGATATTTCAACAATATTACATAGAGTTTTATCAATCTCTATACAAATTCCATTTGCACCAAGCCTAGCAAAGCTTAGTATTACTCTTCCATCTCCACATCCCATATCTAATACAGTATCATCTCTATCTATATTAATGCTATTTACCAGGTACTCTATTATAGCATGTGGTGTAGGTATCCAGGGCACTAATTCCATAGATCTATATCACACTATATTCATAGAATTCAGACATAGTTGTTAAAAGCTTATTATCACATCCCATTCTAATGAGTAAAGAATAGGTTAGAGTAAATGAAAGAAATGATTGTTAAAGTTATAGGTAATGTTGTTAGTGGATTAGGTGAAGGAAAAAAGTATGTGGATATATATAGTGATAGAATCTATGAAGTACTAGGAATAAAACCTTATAAGGGTACTTTAAACATAGCCATTAGGAGTGAATATATAGAACAGTTATCTAATTGTTTTGAGAAAGGGAAGGTATATGTTATAGAACCTCCATGCAATAGATATGGAAGAGTATTTGCATTAAAATCTATTCTTAAAGACTTGGAAGTATATGTAATTAGACCCGAGAAGACAAGGCATGGAGCAAATATTATAGAGATAATTTCTGATAAAAATCTTAGGGAATTACTAGAGTTAAAGGATGGGGATATTATTGAGCTATACATATATTGTTGAAAATCTATATATTTTTACTCTTGTATCTAGATAAGAGACAAGATGAGGAATAAATAATGTTAGAGAGACATAGAATTTGGAAATTTATAGATATTGGGATAGATCCATATCTCACTGAGTATAGATATGAGGTAACAGCATCAATAGCCGACATAAGGAAAAGATATGCACATCTTAATAGTGGTGAAGAGACGAAGGATGTATATTCTATAGCAGGAAGAGTAATGGGTCTGAGGAGACATGGTAAAATAGTATTTGGGGTATTAAGTGATGGTACTGAAAATATACAGTTAGTATTCAGATATGATATCGTTGGAGAAAGGCTTTGGAAATTAGTTGAAATACTCAATGTTGGAGACGTTATAGGTGTTAGGGGTAGACCTATAAAAACGCTTCGAGGCGAACTATCTATACTTGTAGAAGATTTTAGAGTGCTTTCTATAACATGGAGGGACTATCCTGAGAAATGGCATGGAATTGTAGATTCTGAGAAGAGATATAGGCTTAGATATCTAGATATAATGTTAAATGAAAAGGTTAGAAATGCCATAATCTCTACATATAAAATAGAGAAAGCCTTTAGGGATTTCTTAGATTCAAGAGGCTTCATAGAGATTCATACCCCAAAGCTACAGCCAATTTATGGTGGAGCACTTGCAAGACCCTTTATAACTAAAATGTATGCACTTGATAAGACACTTTATCTAAGTATAGCACCTGAAACTTATCTTAAAAGAGCTGTTGTTGCAAATCTTTTTAAAGTTTATGAAATAGCTGTGTGTTTCAGAAATGAAGATATTGATGCTCAGCACTATCCGGAGTTTGTACAGATAGAAATCTATCAAGCATTTGCAGATTGGAATGATATGATGGAGCTTGTAGAAAATATGATAGCATATGCAGTTAAACAGACATTTGGAGACTATAAGATTGAGGTATTAAGGGATACTGGAGAAAGAGTAGAGCTTGACTTCAAACCTCCATGGAGGAGAATATCACTAGAAGATTCTATAGAAATTTTTAGTGGGATCAAGATCAAGAATAAAGAATATGATGAACTCATAGAAATAGCGAGATCTCTTGATATATCAATAGATGATCCAAGGAGAGGGAAAATAATAGAGAAGATTTTTGAAAAGGTAGTTGAACCCAAGCTACTTCAACCAACATATATAACACTATATCCCAGAGATATATCTCCTTTAGCAAGACCTTATAGGGAGGATCCAAGGTATTCAGAAAGATTTGAAATATTCTTAATGGGGCTAGAGATAGGTAATGGATATAGTGAGCTAAACAATCCTGTAGTCCAATATTATTTCTTTAAAAAGGAGGAGGATCTAAGATCTAGGGCTAGAGCTAAAGAGGATCTAGAATATCATCCCATGGATAAAGACTATGTAAGGGCTCTTGAATATGGTATG
Above is a genomic segment from Ignisphaera aggregans DSM 17230 containing:
- a CDS encoding lysyl-tRNA synthetase (COGs: COG1190 Lysyl-tRNA synthetase (class II)~InterProIPR018149:IPR002314:IPR004364:IPR004365:IPR 006195:IPR002313~KEGG: tna:CTN_0893 lysyl-tRNA synthetase~PFAM: tRNA synthetase class II (D K and N); tRNA synthetase class II (G H P and S); nucleic acid binding OB-fold tRNA/helicase-type~SPTR: B9K7Y6 Lysyl-tRNA synthetase~TIGRFAM: lysyl-tRNA synthetase~PFAM: tRNA synthetases class II (D, K and N); OB-fold nucleic acid binding domain~TIGRFAM: lysyl-tRNA synthetase, eukaryotic and non-spirochete bacterial), which produces MLERHRIWKFIDIGIDPYLTEYRYEVTASIADIRKRYAHLNSGEETKDVYSIAGRVMGLRRHGKIVFGVLSDGTENIQLVFRYDIVGERLWKLVEILNVGDVIGVRGRPIKTLRGELSILVEDFRVLSITWRDYPEKWHGIVDSEKRYRLRYLDIMLNEKVRNAIISTYKIEKAFRDFLDSRGFIEIHTPKLQPIYGGALARPFITKMYALDKTLYLSIAPETYLKRAVVANLFKVYEIAVCFRNEDIDAQHYPEFVQIEIYQAFADWNDMMELVENMIAYAVKQTFGDYKIEVLRDTGERVELDFKPPWRRISLEDSIEIFSGIKIKNKEYDELIEIARSLDISIDDPRRGKIIEKIFEKVVEPKLLQPTYITLYPRDISPLARPYREDPRYSERFEIFLMGLEIGNGYSELNNPVVQYYFFKKEEDLRSRARAKEDLEYHPMDKDYVRALEYGMPPTAGVGIGIYRLVMQLLGLSSIKDVIPFTIVEQDEFSTIAEQFEDILRYYREKLQLDKL